A region of the Myxococcus stipitatus DSM 14675 genome:
TCAGCATGTTGAAGGCCGTGTCCACGCCGGCCACGACGTCGCGCTCCAGCAGTGACGACAGGCTGCGGAAGCCCACGCTGCCGGGCACGAGCAGCATCAGTCCCGGCACGACGATGGTGACGGAGGGCTTGTTGCGCAGCCGCGCCAGCGTGTTGCCGCCGATGCCCAGCAGGACGGCGCCCACGAAGGCGCCGAGCTGGGGGCCCAACAGGCCCGAGCTCACCCGGGCCCCGAGGAACGCGAAGGTGCCCGCCGCGGCAATCCATCCCCAGTCGCGAGGCCGCGCGCGGAACAGCACGCCGATGGACACGCCCGCGACGGCCAGGGACACCGCCTGGGTCCAGGCGGGGAGCGGCGGGAGCGGCGGGACGACGGGCGGCGGCGGAAGCACCTCCGCGAGCCGGCTGCCCAGCGCGACGCCGAAGCCCAGTTGCAGGAAGACGACGGCGGCGCCGGTGAGGCGCGAGGTCCCGGAGATGAGGTGGCGCGTCGCCAGCTCGTTGAGGGCCACCGTCAGCGTGAGGCCGGGCAGGAGGACGATGAGGCCCGCCAGCGTGGCGACCTGAATCGACATCGTGCCCAGGAAGCTCGCGGCGAGGACGGCGAGCGACGAGGACAGGATGGCGGCCACGGGCTCCAGCACGCGCGCGGAGGAGGGCTGGCGCTGCGTCACCTCGCTCAGGATGCCGATGAGCAGGCTGCTCACCGTGGCGACCGCCATCTCCTTCAGCCCACCGCCGAAGAGACGGGCGCCGGCTCCTCCGGCCAGGGCCCAGCAGAGGACTTGGAGCACCGGCCCGAAGCGCGGCGGGCGGGCGAGGATGGCCTCCACGCGCAGCGCGCCCTCCGCGGGCGACAGGCGGGCGTGGATGACGTCATCGGCGAGCACGTCCAGCAGCGTGAGGCGCTCCAGGTCCATGTCCCCGGGCTCCACGCGGATGAGGCTGGTGCGCAGGGCTTCCGGCGGGCCGAAGGACGCGAAGAGGGACGTGGGGGTGGAGAAGAATCTCCCCTCGAGCCCCAGCCGGCCTGACACGCGCTTCATCAGGTCCTCCAGGCGGTGCGCGGGCGTGCCGTAGCGGTGGAGGGCTTCGGCCAGGCGCAGCGCGAAGGCGACGGAGGGGCCCGAGGGCGGCGCGTGGCGCTGGAGCGATTCGGCGATTTCAGGGGGGACAGCCACGAGGCCGCAATGGCAGAGGGCGGCGGGTGGAGTCAAATCGTGACATGCGGGTGTCCGCCTGTCCGCCGGGGGCTCCGTGGAGAAGCTCTCATTGGTTCTCCAATGTGAACATGGGATGTCGGGGTGGAGAGGCAAGGAGACGAGAGGATGGCGCGGAGGAGCAAGACGCCCCGATGGTTGGAGGCGGCGCGGCGGCGGGGCACGGAGGGCGTGCCCGAGGGAGGCCGGGCGGACTGGCTGGCGCGCGCCCTGGGGCGGGCAGGGGTGATGCCCCGGGCCTCCGCGGAGGCCGCCATCCGGGCGGGCCGCGTGGAGGTGGATGGACAGGTGGAGGTGGAGCCCTTCGCGCCGGTGGGGCCGGGGCGCGTGGTGCGCGTGGATGGGCGGGAGTGCTCCTTGGACGCACGGCCGTGGGTGCTGCTGTTCCACAAGCCGGCGGGGCCGGTGGTGCATGGCTCGGACCCGGAGGGCGTGGGCACGGTGTTCGAGCGGCTGCGCGCGGTGCTGCCGGAGTCACTCCAAGGCTACGAGTGGTACGCGGTGGGTCGGCTGGACCGGGACACCACCGGGTTGCTGTTGTTCACCAATGACGAGAGGTTCGTTCGTCATGGCACGGCTCCGGAGACACACCTGCCCAAGCGCTACGTGGCGCGGGTGGAGGGACGTCCGGGGGAGGTGGCGCTCCAGCGGCTCCGGGAGGGCGTGGCGCTGGAGGATGGGCTGACGCGTCCGGCGGAGGCTCGGCTGCGAGAGGTGGACGCGGTGGAGCTCACGCTGACGGAGGGACGGCACCATCAGGTGAAGCGGATGCTCGCCGCGGTGGGGCATCCGGTGGTGACGCTGCATCGTGAGGCGGTAGGGCGCGTGGCGCTGGACGTGGCCGAGGGGGCCTTTCGAGTGCTGCGCGACGAGGAGGTGGCGGAGGGGCTGGGGTTCCGCGTGGAGCAGGGCTCGGTCTGAGGCGTCACGGGCCGAAGCAGGACAGGACGGCCTCGAGGACCGCGGGCTCGCGTGGGTTGTTGAAGTGGCGGGCACCGGGGATGACTCGGACCTCGGCGCCCAGGTGCTCCTCCCAGAGCTGGCGGTTGCGCCGCCAGTCGGGCGTGAACGGGTCTCCGTCCGAGAGCAGGACGACGCAGCGGCCCAGCGCCGCGCGGACGCGAGTGAAGTCGATGGGCGTGTCCAACCAGGGCTGCAGTGCGTCCCATCGCCTGGCGACGTCGAACCAACCCGCGACGAGCACGGCGCCTTCCACGCGGTGGCCCTCCGAGAGCGTGGCGAGATAGCGGAGGATGGCCTGACACCCCACGCTGTGGCCGAGGAAGACCGTGGATGCGTCCGGCACGGGGCCGAGAGTTCGCGTGAGTGTGGAGACCCAGCCGTCGATGGTGGGCGCGCTGGGTTGGGGCATGTCCAGCGTGTGGACCGTGTCGAAGGGCGCGGGCGGTTGCAGCAGCCGCTCGGAGAGCCACGGGTAGAAGTCGGTGTTGGGGCGTCCATCCCAGCGATGGACGATGACGAGGGAGCGGCTCATCCTTCGCGCGCCGCCACGCGGAGCACATGGGCTCGCAGGTGCTCCGCCAGGGAGAGGCTGTCGGGCAGGTCACGTCCCAGCAACCGCGTGACGCCTGTCACCAGCACAGCGGAGTTGGTGAAGACGCAGGCCCGTGCCTCCGCGAGCCGCGCGAGTGGCAGGTCTTGCTCCACCACGGGCATGCCGTTGAGGTTGCCCGCGTCCAGGAGCACCTGGCGGATGATGCCGGGCAGGCAGGGCGCCTCGAGCGGCGGCGTGACGAGCTGGTCGTCGATGAGGGCGAACAGGTTCGCGGTGGGGAGCTCGCACGCGTGGCCTCGCTCGTTGGCCAGGAGCGGCATGCTCGCCATGAGGGTGTATTGGCGGAAGTAGGACAGGCCCTTGTGATTGGGCGTGGGCTCACCGTGGCGGTACGCCCCGAGCTCCGTCGAGTCCACCGCGCGGCCCTCTCGCTGGAGT
Encoded here:
- a CDS encoding threonine/serine ThrE exporter family protein is translated as MAVPPEIAESLQRHAPPSGPSVAFALRLAEALHRYGTPAHRLEDLMKRVSGRLGLEGRFFSTPTSLFASFGPPEALRTSLIRVEPGDMDLERLTLLDVLADDVIHARLSPAEGALRVEAILARPPRFGPVLQVLCWALAGGAGARLFGGGLKEMAVATVSSLLIGILSEVTQRQPSSARVLEPVAAILSSSLAVLAASFLGTMSIQVATLAGLIVLLPGLTLTVALNELATRHLISGTSRLTGAAVVFLQLGFGVALGSRLAEVLPPPPVVPPLPPLPAWTQAVSLAVAGVSIGVLFRARPRDWGWIAAAGTFAFLGARVSSGLLGPQLGAFVGAVLLGIGGNTLARLRNKPSVTIVVPGLMLLVPGSVGFRSLSSLLERDVVAGVDTAFNMLMVAVALVAGLLSANALVPPRKVL
- a CDS encoding pseudouridine synthase; the protein is MARRSKTPRWLEAARRRGTEGVPEGGRADWLARALGRAGVMPRASAEAAIRAGRVEVDGQVEVEPFAPVGPGRVVRVDGRECSLDARPWVLLFHKPAGPVVHGSDPEGVGTVFERLRAVLPESLQGYEWYAVGRLDRDTTGLLLFTNDERFVRHGTAPETHLPKRYVARVEGRPGEVALQRLREGVALEDGLTRPAEARLREVDAVELTLTEGRHHQVKRMLAAVGHPVVTLHREAVGRVALDVAEGAFRVLRDEEVAEGLGFRVEQGSV
- a CDS encoding RBBP9/YdeN family alpha/beta hydrolase, whose translation is MSRSLVIVHRWDGRPNTDFYPWLSERLLQPPAPFDTVHTLDMPQPSAPTIDGWVSTLTRTLGPVPDASTVFLGHSVGCQAILRYLATLSEGHRVEGAVLVAGWFDVARRWDALQPWLDTPIDFTRVRAALGRCVVLLSDGDPFTPDWRRNRQLWEEHLGAEVRVIPGARHFNNPREPAVLEAVLSCFGP
- a CDS encoding aminotransferase class IV, encoding MFSTVAVNGEVTRWEDVRLHDFAQGFFFGAGFFTTFRIDEGTPLFLARHLARLSASISAFPSAVRAPPAELLREEAVRDTLRRCLDADAALGPRFTGVGKLAASDGKLLLTLRPPSPDAERLQREGRAVDSTELGAYRHGEPTPNHKGLSYFRQYTLMASMPLLANERGHACELPTANLFALIDDQLVTPPLEAPCLPGIIRQVLLDAGNLNGMPVVEQDLPLARLAEARACVFTNSAVLVTGVTRLLGRDLPDSLSLAEHLRAHVLRVAAREG